The genomic window CGCCCGCGCGCACGGGGTCGGGGTCATCCCCGGAGCGCGGTTGGGCAGGCATCGATGGCCTAGCATGCCGCGACGTCACGCGACTCCTGCACCCGACGACGAAGGCGGCACCGTGCGCCCCCGCAAGGCAGTGATCCCCGCCGCAGGCCTGGGCACCAGGTTCCTGCCGGCGACCAAGGCCCAGCCGAAGGAGATGCTCCCGCTGGTCGACAAGCCGGCGATCCAGTACGTCGTCGAGGAGGCGGTCCGCGCGGGCCTCGACGACATCCTCATGGTGACCGGCCGGGGCAAGCGGGCGCTCGAGGACCACTTCGACCACGCCGTCGAGCTCGAGCGGCAGCTCGCCGCCACCGGCAAGGAGGACCTCCTCGCCGCCGTGCAGGCCGTGACGAACCTGGCGCTGGTCCACTACGTCCGCCAGGGCAAGCCCCTCGGACTCGGCCACGCGATCGGCTGCGCCCGCCACCACGTCGGCGACGAGCCCTTCGCGGTCCTGCTCGGCGACGACCTGATCGGCGAGGACGAGCGCCTGCTGCAGCGGATGGTCGACGTCTGCGCCGAGACGGGCCGCTCGGTGATCGCGGTCATGGAGTTCGGTGACGAGGACCTCTCGCGCTACGGCGTCGTGGCCGCCGAGCCCGACCCGGACCACCCCGACGTCTACCGGGTGACCGACCTGGTCGAGAAGCCGGGCAAGGCGAACGCCCCCTCCAACCTCTGCATCATCGGCCGCTACGTCCTGACCCCGGACATCTTCGACCACATCGAGCAGACCAAGCCCGGCCGCGGCGGCGAGATCCAGCTCACCGACGCGATGCGCGCCCAGGCCCGCGACGAGCCGATCCGCGCGATCAAGTTCACGGGCACCCGCTACGACGTGGGCCAGAAGGGCGACTACCTGAAGGCGACGGTGCAGGTGGCCGCCAAGCGCCACGACCTCGGGCCTGAGTTCATCGAGTTCCTCCGCAGCTTCGTCGCCGGGCTGGGCTGAGGCACCCCGCGCCATGGCCCACCGCCACCACATAGACCCGGACGAGCTGACCGCGCTCGCCGACCACCGGCGCCAGATCCTGTCGGCGGTCGCGCCGCTACCGCCGGTGTCGGCGTCGCTGCTCGAAGCCCGGAGCCTCGTCCTGGCCCAGGACGTCGCCGCGCCCGGCGACATCCCGCCCTTCGCCAACTCCGCGATGGACGGCTTCGCGGTCCGGGCAGCCGAGGTCGGCGAGGGCAGCCGGCTGCGCGTCGTCGGGGAGATCGCGGCCGGCTCGCCCGACCTGCCCTCCCCCGGCGCCGGCGAGGCCGTGCGGATCATGACCGGCGCCCCGATGCCCGCCGGGGCGACGGCGGTCGTCCCCGTCGAGCTGGTCACCGAATCCGACGGCGAGGTCGTCCTCGACACCAGCCCGGAGGTCGGCGACAACATCCGGGCCTCCGGTGAGAGCGCGCGGAGGGGCGAGGTCGTCCTGACCGCCGGCCGTCCCCTCGGCCCCGCGGAGATCGGCATGCTCGCGGCGATGGGGATCCCCCGC from Euzebya sp. includes these protein-coding regions:
- the galU gene encoding UTP--glucose-1-phosphate uridylyltransferase GalU, translated to MPRRHATPAPDDEGGTVRPRKAVIPAAGLGTRFLPATKAQPKEMLPLVDKPAIQYVVEEAVRAGLDDILMVTGRGKRALEDHFDHAVELERQLAATGKEDLLAAVQAVTNLALVHYVRQGKPLGLGHAIGCARHHVGDEPFAVLLGDDLIGEDERLLQRMVDVCAETGRSVIAVMEFGDEDLSRYGVVAAEPDPDHPDVYRVTDLVEKPGKANAPSNLCIIGRYVLTPDIFDHIEQTKPGRGGEIQLTDAMRAQARDEPIRAIKFTGTRYDVGQKGDYLKATVQVAAKRHDLGPEFIEFLRSFVAGLG